In the genome of Carnobacterium viridans, one region contains:
- a CDS encoding glycosyltransferase family 1 protein produces MEPIRVLHVIDGMGSGGAEAFIMNLYRNIDRTKVQFDFLLRNAENMHFDEIESLGGHIFMTASFPRHAWQNYKDTKAFFTEHNGYDIIHVHGNALLYMSGLLLAKKTGVPCRIMHSHNTQARKPIFRLIHEGNKLFINTLATNQMACSTVAGKWMFYGKDCKVVNNGIDVKEYLYNEIARNDIREEFQLDGKFVVGHVGRFLNSKNHSFLLDIFVEIHKQNESAVLLLIGIGPLEEEIRNKVHQLGLEAAVIFSGMRRDVERMLQAMDIFLFPSLFEGLGIVAVEAQAAGLHAIVSEAVPKEAFLTELIESIPLSAPKEEWAKKALLYQQGYDRPNTFEELQNAGYNIESVAKEMEHFYISKVQGNKSLANV; encoded by the coding sequence ATGGAACCGATACGTGTATTACATGTCATTGACGGTATGGGAAGCGGTGGTGCGGAAGCATTTATCATGAACTTATATAGGAACATCGATCGGACGAAGGTCCAATTCGATTTTTTGTTAAGAAATGCGGAAAATATGCATTTCGATGAGATTGAGTCATTGGGTGGCCATATTTTCATGACGGCTTCTTTTCCTCGCCATGCTTGGCAAAATTATAAAGATACGAAAGCTTTTTTCACAGAACATAACGGTTATGACATCATCCATGTCCATGGGAATGCGTTACTTTACATGAGTGGTTTGTTGCTGGCAAAAAAAACAGGCGTTCCATGCAGAATTATGCATAGCCACAATACGCAGGCGCGTAAACCTATCTTTCGCTTAATTCATGAAGGCAATAAGTTGTTCATCAACACGTTGGCTACAAACCAGATGGCTTGTTCAACAGTAGCTGGTAAGTGGATGTTCTATGGGAAAGATTGTAAGGTTGTCAACAATGGCATAGACGTGAAGGAATACCTCTATAATGAAATTGCTCGGAATGATATTCGAGAAGAATTTCAATTGGACGGGAAATTTGTTGTCGGACACGTTGGCAGATTTTTAAACTCCAAAAATCATTCGTTCCTTTTAGATATCTTCGTAGAGATACACAAACAAAATGAATCAGCGGTACTACTGCTGATTGGAATAGGTCCATTGGAGGAAGAAATTCGTAATAAAGTGCATCAACTAGGATTGGAGGCTGCTGTTATATTTAGTGGGATGCGCAGAGATGTGGAAAGAATGCTCCAAGCAATGGATATCTTCTTGTTCCCATCACTGTTTGAAGGTTTGGGCATTGTAGCCGTTGAAGCGCAAGCCGCAGGGCTGCACGCAATTGTTTCCGAAGCGGTTCCAAAAGAAGCTTTCTTGACAGAATTGATTGAGTCTATTCCGCTCAGCGCTCCAAAAGAGGAGTGGGCAAAGAAAGCGTTATTGTATCAACAAGGATATGACCGGCCAAACACGTTTGAAGAATTGCAGAATGCAGGTTATAATATTGAATCAGTAGCGAAAGAAATGGAACATTTTTACATCAGTAAAGTACAAGGCAATAAGAGTCTTGCTAACGTATGA
- a CDS encoding NAD-dependent epimerase/dehydratase family protein, with amino-acid sequence MKKILITGANSYIGTSLEKWVAQWTNEYQVDTIETRNGEWQGKDFSLYDVVFHVAGIAHVSTDPKMEDLYYQVNRDLTIEIAKKAKSEGVKQFIFMSSIIVYGDSTSSKRVITRDTIPTPSNFYGNSKLQAEEGIKPLETEHFKIVIIRPPMIYGKGSKGNYPRIAALAKRTPIFPDIDNERSMLHIDNLCEFLKRMIDYEESGVFFPQNKEYVKTSEMVRLIGASHGRKIRLIKLFNPIINLMFGVEIVNKVFGNLIYEQSISNYYRVDYQIRTFRESIEMTESKSLK; translated from the coding sequence ATGAAAAAAATATTAATAACAGGTGCCAATAGTTATATTGGAACTTCTCTCGAAAAATGGGTTGCCCAATGGACAAATGAGTATCAGGTAGATACTATCGAAACCCGCAATGGCGAATGGCAAGGAAAAGATTTTTCGCTATATGATGTTGTATTTCATGTGGCTGGGATTGCACATGTGTCAACTGATCCAAAGATGGAAGACCTTTATTACCAAGTTAATAGAGATCTAACAATTGAGATTGCAAAGAAAGCCAAATCAGAAGGCGTTAAGCAGTTTATCTTTATGAGCAGTATTATTGTTTATGGAGATAGTACAAGCAGTAAACGAGTAATCACAAGAGATACAATTCCTACACCAAGTAATTTTTATGGGAATAGTAAGTTACAAGCAGAAGAAGGAATAAAACCTCTAGAAACAGAACATTTTAAAATTGTAATCATAAGACCGCCGATGATTTATGGAAAAGGCTCAAAGGGAAATTACCCACGCATAGCAGCATTAGCCAAGAGAACACCTATTTTTCCTGATATTGATAATGAACGGAGTATGCTTCATATTGATAATCTTTGTGAGTTTTTAAAGAGGATGATTGATTATGAAGAATCTGGAGTTTTCTTTCCACAAAATAAGGAATATGTGAAAACTAGTGAGATGGTTCGATTAATTGGAGCATCTCATGGAAGGAAAATTAGACTTATAAAACTATTTAATCCTATAATCAATTTAATGTTTGGTGTAGAAATTGTAAATAAAGTATTTGGTAATCTTATTTATGAACAGTCTATCAGTAACTATTATAGAGTTGATTATCAAATACGAACATTTAGAGAATCTATTGAAATGACGGAAAGTAAAAGTTTAAAATGA
- a CDS encoding glycosyltransferase yields MIRILHVLKELDAGGVERMLSNYYTHVNQKEYQFDFMVFSDHEGMIEKTIKNSTIHHVTAKEINVKRHIKETNQVIKEGHYDIVHTHIDKMALIPLLSAKWHKVPGRFAHSHMAIKKGMQEKLTYPVIKSLSTDLCACGIDAGTIRFGEKVYIENKITIVNNAIEIPKFIFKQGVREKVRNELQLAEDETALCCVARFDYQKNHSYLLKVFKEYKELNPRAKLFLFGTGELEQEIQSQVNELDIKDVIFMGTRDDVHEILQGMDIFLLTSFYEGLPVVLVEAQCTGISCFVSNKITKEIKITDDIHYLDIEQDPADWAKIIYEKTDLKRDRSGAYKQIEASGYSIVKESKKLEALYSKYGRRG; encoded by the coding sequence ATGATCAGAATCTTACATGTACTGAAAGAATTAGACGCTGGTGGAGTAGAGCGGATGCTTTCGAACTACTACACACACGTCAACCAAAAAGAATACCAATTTGACTTTATGGTTTTTTCCGACCACGAGGGGATGATTGAAAAGACTATCAAAAATTCCACCATCCATCATGTGACTGCAAAAGAGATTAATGTGAAGAGACATATCAAGGAAACTAACCAAGTCATCAAGGAAGGACATTACGATATTGTGCATACTCATATCGATAAAATGGCGCTCATTCCGTTGCTCAGCGCCAAATGGCATAAGGTTCCTGGTCGGTTTGCCCATTCTCATATGGCCATCAAGAAGGGTATGCAAGAAAAATTGACCTATCCAGTCATCAAATCTTTGTCGACAGATCTTTGCGCATGCGGCATCGACGCCGGGACTATCCGTTTTGGCGAAAAAGTTTATATAGAAAATAAAATAACGATTGTCAATAACGCCATCGAAATTCCAAAATTCATCTTCAAACAAGGTGTTCGAGAAAAAGTTCGTAACGAACTGCAATTGGCGGAAGACGAAACAGCTCTTTGTTGCGTAGCACGCTTCGATTACCAAAAAAACCATTCCTACTTACTTAAAGTTTTCAAGGAATATAAAGAGCTAAATCCACGTGCGAAGCTATTTCTTTTTGGCACCGGCGAACTAGAACAGGAAATTCAGTCACAAGTCAATGAATTAGACATCAAAGATGTTATCTTCATGGGAACACGTGATGACGTTCATGAAATCCTGCAAGGGATGGATATTTTCTTGCTGACTTCCTTCTATGAAGGTCTGCCTGTTGTTCTTGTAGAAGCACAGTGCACCGGTATCTCATGCTTCGTTTCCAACAAAATAACCAAGGAAATCAAGATAACAGACGATATCCATTATCTGGACATCGAACAAGATCCAGCTGATTGGGCGAAAATCATCTATGAAAAAACGGATCTTAAGAGAGATCGCTCTGGAGCCTACAAGCAGATTGAAGCGAGTGGCTATTCAATAGTAAAAGAGAGCAAGAAATTGGAAGCTCTCTACAGTAAATATGGGAGACGAGGGTAG
- a CDS encoding glycosyltransferase family 4 protein, which translates to MKKVLILASVASMIDQFNIPNILLLQELGAEVHVLTNFQNAGTIPKEKAANLKKRLAEMKVQAFDVGINRSPFNKMNIKAYKEIKKILVTEQYDLVHCQSPIGGVLARIAARTSRKKGTKIVYTAHGFHFFKGATIKNWLIYYPVEFILARYTDCLITMNKEDYNIAQKKFKCRKIKLVNGVGVDLTKFEKQTDEKKNMLRKRYGFEPEDFVIIYTAELSYRKNQDILIDMMAMENMKDKNIILLLVGKGEEENEYRNKIEKLGLQKKIRLLGYREDVKNLIMISDMAVSSSRQEGLPVNIMEDMATGVPLIVSNCRGNIDLVEDGVNGFIINDNKAENYTNRILQIYQNPQIKYKFSNENITKIQHYSLDEINQEMKLIYSGLL; encoded by the coding sequence ATGAAAAAAGTACTCATATTAGCTTCAGTTGCTTCAATGATAGATCAATTTAATATACCTAATATATTATTGTTGCAAGAATTAGGAGCTGAAGTACATGTATTGACCAATTTTCAGAACGCAGGAACTATACCAAAAGAAAAAGCTGCTAATTTAAAGAAAAGATTAGCAGAGATGAAAGTTCAAGCTTTTGACGTGGGAATTAATAGAAGTCCGTTTAATAAAATGAATATTAAAGCATATAAAGAAATAAAAAAAATACTAGTAACTGAGCAATATGATTTAGTACACTGTCAATCCCCAATTGGAGGTGTTTTAGCTAGAATAGCGGCGAGGACATCTAGAAAAAAAGGAACTAAGATAGTATATACAGCTCATGGGTTTCATTTTTTTAAAGGGGCAACAATAAAAAATTGGCTTATATATTACCCCGTGGAATTTATCTTAGCAAGATATACCGATTGTTTAATAACTATGAACAAAGAAGATTACAATATAGCTCAGAAAAAATTTAAATGCAGAAAAATTAAATTAGTTAATGGAGTTGGAGTGGATTTAACTAAATTTGAAAAGCAAACTGATGAAAAGAAAAATATGTTGCGTAAAAGATATGGATTTGAACCTGAAGATTTTGTAATAATTTATACTGCTGAACTTAGTTATAGAAAAAATCAAGATATATTAATTGACATGATGGCTATGGAGAATATGAAAGATAAAAATATAATCTTATTACTAGTTGGTAAAGGTGAAGAAGAAAACGAGTATAGAAATAAAATTGAAAAGTTAGGCTTACAAAAAAAAATAAGGCTTTTAGGATATAGAGAAGATGTGAAAAATTTAATCATGATATCGGATATGGCTGTATCCTCTTCAAGGCAAGAGGGATTGCCAGTAAATATAATGGAAGATATGGCTACAGGAGTGCCATTAATAGTAAGCAACTGTAGAGGGAATATTGATTTAGTAGAAGATGGTGTAAATGGTTTTATTATTAACGACAATAAAGCTGAAAATTATACCAACAGAATATTACAAATTTATCAGAATCCTCAAATTAAATATAAATTTTCAAATGAGAATATAACTAAGATTCAGCATTATTCATTAGATGAAATTAATCAAGAAATGAAATTAATATACTCAGGCTTGTTGTAG
- a CDS encoding EpsG family protein, protein MLSSLLIYGGTFSVSILFSYLYNLSKSQSKITKFFWMVLILLPVCLLASLRGDVGTDTLTYIGMYGWLKHVEIFPYALEYFSGNSDLFEPGYVFLNWVSLFIYDDPKTLFFLSTFVQMSFVWLGIQSMEKYLNPNLSLFIYYLFLFNTSLNLVRQSIAVAIVFYAFQYIVNHQFMKYLVFVLLASLFHVTALLFIVLYVFSFFAQDSKGILKAIFYFFIFSSPLVVYGIIQLATSSGLISTLGLEGYNFNFSNFGWGFLFYTLPVILPLGVFSQEMNNKIPNGAYGFLFNITLLQIPFRFITYFSTYAGRLEDYASIVQVILVSMLIHNSEEGNKQVLTVYFVLWYLLYHVITFALGNTNETYPYVLG, encoded by the coding sequence ATGCTGAGTTCATTATTAATTTATGGGGGAACATTTTCCGTCTCCATTTTGTTTTCTTACTTATATAACCTAAGCAAGAGCCAGTCAAAAATCACGAAGTTCTTCTGGATGGTTCTTATCCTGTTGCCAGTCTGCTTGTTGGCAAGTTTACGGGGAGATGTCGGAACGGACACCCTGACTTATATCGGTATGTACGGTTGGCTTAAACATGTAGAGATATTCCCATATGCGTTGGAATATTTTTCCGGAAATTCCGATTTGTTTGAACCGGGCTATGTCTTCTTGAATTGGGTCAGTTTATTCATATATGATGACCCTAAGACGCTATTTTTCTTAAGTACATTCGTTCAGATGAGTTTTGTTTGGCTGGGTATACAGTCTATGGAAAAATATTTAAATCCAAACCTTTCCTTGTTTATCTATTACTTATTCCTTTTCAATACGTCTTTAAATTTAGTGCGTCAAAGCATCGCGGTAGCAATCGTGTTTTATGCCTTCCAATACATCGTCAACCATCAGTTTATGAAATATCTCGTCTTTGTGTTGCTTGCTTCTTTATTCCATGTGACAGCACTTCTTTTTATTGTGTTGTATGTGTTCAGTTTCTTCGCGCAAGATAGCAAGGGTATCCTAAAGGCCATATTTTATTTCTTCATTTTCTCTTCGCCGTTGGTGGTTTATGGCATCATCCAGTTGGCAACCAGTTCCGGGCTTATTTCAACACTGGGGCTTGAAGGTTATAATTTCAACTTTTCAAATTTCGGATGGGGGTTCCTCTTTTATACCTTGCCGGTCATTCTGCCATTAGGGGTTTTCAGCCAGGAAATGAACAATAAGATTCCGAACGGGGCATATGGATTCTTGTTCAATATTACTTTGTTGCAAATTCCATTTCGTTTCATCACCTATTTTTCGACTTATGCAGGTAGACTAGAGGACTATGCTTCTATTGTACAAGTAATTCTTGTGAGTATGCTAATCCATAACTCGGAAGAAGGCAACAAACAAGTGCTGACAGTCTACTTTGTATTATGGTACTTGCTATACCATGTCATCACGTTCGCATTAGGCAATACCAATGAAACGTATCCCTATGTATTAGGGTAA